Proteins from a genomic interval of Lycium ferocissimum isolate CSIRO_LF1 chromosome 2, AGI_CSIRO_Lferr_CH_V1, whole genome shotgun sequence:
- the LOC132042716 gene encoding uncharacterized protein ycf23-like, with amino-acid sequence MSISTYTSVSPKNQLLLKPNQNPLVLGDSVLPKRISFARRKYTTRALLSFSKEAVLKEFHEKKALKIIAGLQNLDKENVASVVTAADKGGATHVDIACDPELVKLAISLTSLPICVSSVDPAAFPAAVEAGALMVEIGNYDSFYEKGLVFSPEQILNLTRETKRILPSVTLSVTVPHTLSLPDQVKLAEQLEQEGVDIIQTEGGKGSTPSKAGVLGLIEKATPTLAAAYSISRAVNIPVMCSSGLSAVTAPMAIIAGAAGVGVGSAINKLNDQVAMIAEVKSIAHSLGLSTKKQNLFEGSNLRL; translated from the exons atgagCATCTCAACGTACACATCAGTTTCACCCAAAAACCAATTACTTTTGAAACCAAATCAGAATCCCCTTGTACTTGGTGATTCTGTACTTCCAAAACGCATTtcatttgctagaagaaaatataccACAAGGGCTCTACTTTCATTTTCCAAAGAAGCAGTCTTGAAAGAATTTCATGAGAAAAAAGCCCTTAAG ATTATCGCAGGATTGCAAAATCTGGACAAAGAGAATGTTGCTTCTGTTGTTACTGCTGCAGATAAG GGTGGAGCAACCCATGTAGATATTGCTTGTGACCCTGAGCTGGTGAAGCTTGCTATAAGCCTGACTTCCCTTCCG ATTTGTGTTTCTTCTGTGGATCCTGCAGCATTTCCAGCTGCTGTGGAAGCAGGAGCGTTAATG GTCGAGATCGGAAACTATGATTCGTTCTATGAGAAGGGATTGGTGTTCTCTCCTGAACAG ATTCTGAACCTAACAAGGGAAACAAAGAGGATACTTCCATCAGTGACATTATCAGTCACTGTGCCTCACACACTAAGCCTTCCAGATCAG GTCAAGCTGGCCGAGCAATTAGAACAGGAAGGTGTTGACATCATCCAAACAGAAGGAGGAAAAGGTTCTACTCCATCAAAGGCTGGTGTTCTTGGATTAATTGAGAAG GCAACACCAACACTAGCAGCtgcttattcaatttcaagGGCTGTCAACATCCCTGTCATGTGTTCATCTGGATTGAGTGCAGTCACTGCACCAATGGCAATCATAGCGGGAGCTGCAGGCGTG GGTGTTGGCTCGGCCATCAACAAGCTCAACGATCAGGTGGCGATGATCGCAGAAGTAAAATCCATAGCTCATTCATTAGGATTGTCAACCAAGAAACAGAATTTATTTGAGGGCAGCAATTTGAGACTGTAA